The DNA sequence TACAgtttaaaactcacatttatttcaaattcatgaAAATTTGACCTTGTCAGTACAGTCAATACAATCAGTAGAGTCAGTAGAGTCAGTACATTTAGAAGAGTCAGTAGAGTCAGTAGAGTCAATACAGTGTATTTCTCCCTCATTGACATGtaattatatttacttattatCTGTAGCGCAGGGAACATTTGTCCACAGCCCCAAATACCATGGGGGTAATTTTACAGAACCACATCCTTCCCTGGTTGGAATTAGACACACAAAGTTTATGTGCATTTAAAACTGACACAGTGGTCCCCTCTTTTATTGGGGGGGTTCCTTCTGTTTGGTGAGGCATTGCCCTCTAGTGGTAGGAAACTGGCAGTGATTAATGAAaacacaattaaaggggttgttcacctttaaattaacagtcagtaggatgtagagagggatattctgagacaatttgcaattggttttcattttttattatttgtgtttttttacttatttagctttttattcagcagctctccagtttgtaatttcagccatctggttgctagggtccaaattcccctagcaaccatgcactgatttgaataagagactggagtatgaataggagaggccggaatagaaagatgaggaataaaaagtaacaataacaatacatttgtagccttacagactatttgttttaagatggggtcagtgacccacattggAAAgttacaaagagtcagaagaagaaggcaaatgttgctcagaaatacagacaaaactatagataactgcgctgatagacgagcttttgaggtgccagtaaaataaaagacttgtagcatcagcattagagatgcacatcatcccacgtattcatcacgcaccacaagttctatcgtgtgccctctcgccaaccagcacctcattttgctatttaccactttaaaataatcctccaatgagaatctcagCTGATGTGAGTAACTCTGGCTCCATGTTGTTTgttctgcaactggagttggaaacattaagccCAGTTTCagtgaacaagtctgtcctttatccccatgtctcagtccagtgtcatataatgaaagaaatatataattCTCTGTGTATGTGAGATAAGAGCAAGATGTCTgacatgtgctgggaatcagtgTTCTTGTTGGTtacttattttgcatttataatgacgtTCTTAGATCATTAGAATTCTCAATGGTGAATTTTCCTTCATCTAGAAATAGGTTTTTCagcaacttctatagaaactaGGGGACTGTTGTagctgggtttacatcccctttaaagcctcacaacagtagggcaagatggagacagtaagacaagatggagacattaggacaagataaagacagtaggacacaatggagacagtaggacaagacagggacaatagggcaagaaggagacattagggcaagaaggagacagtaggacaagacagggacagtaggacaagacagagacaatAGGGCACGTAGGagacagtagaggaagatggagacagtagtagaaGACagtgacaataggacaagatggagatagtagcgtaaggtggagacaataggacaagatagtaacagtagggcaagatgaacaCAGTACagctagatggagacagtagggtaaggtgGTGACAGTAGAGCACAgtagacaagatagagacagtaggacaagctatagatagtagggcaagatggagacagtagggcaagatgtagacaataaggcaagatagagacagtaggacaagatggagacagtaggacagtgtAACATATGGGAAAGTTGGTGAAAGAAGGGTAAGATGTTGGTAGTTTGGTAATATTGAGACAATAGGGAAAAATGCAATGGTAGAACAAGAATGTGATTTTAGGAAAGATGGCGACTGTATGACACTGTGGCCCTCCATCTGTCAAATTCCGGCACCACTGGCACCTAATGCCCACTCATCCTCTAGTAAATTTTGCTGGAGAAATATGACCAAGTGCAGCTGGAAAACTTTACGTTGtgacttgtatttatttatttttttgtgcagattttttgttgttgttgaaagAGCAAGATGACTGCACTCAGTATTAAGCTGTTATTCACAGTCTCTATCACAAGCTCACTCATCCAGACTTCACTGTCAGGTAAGTAACCAGCAGTAACTGCCCATACCAACAAACAATATGGAAGTCTAGTGGGCACTTATTAAGGATCAGCCTCCTGTAGTGGATATGAGATATAAAGGAGCAGCAGAGGGGCAAGGGTACAACATGTAACAGAATTGGTACATATTGATTCCAATGGAGGCCATAGATCATGCCCCAGTGTAACATTCTCAGCACTGATGCcaccacttaaagggcatgtaaaggcaaaaatataaaatcccatttttactttctttaatgaaaaagaaatctatctccaatatactttaattaaaagatgtctacagtttttatcataaacctgactgtatgcagtgcaattcccccttcttttactgctgttgataggaattgtcagatggtccccaactgctgtgcaggtaaacgatcatactttcaaatggcagggggagcccccccaccttacttcccagaactcgagcagcattgttggattccctgtagagatttgtatccagagacacagtgcagtctctatattatgattattaatcagtcttgctgtattggcttctatggcagatattatttggcttgtgctgttttgataatttatgacgatccctaagcttaacctcccaactgaagcccagaccacactgagcatgtgcgagtcttgatattgcagaaatgtctaacaaagttacaagatgacagccccctgcgccaactttgaaagcataaatcatttgtcttattaggctgctggtgcagtaagttcatgtttatatttagcatacataatacaacatttctaacattattctattttagactttagttgccctttaaagcctGACCAACAGGCAGCATTAGTTTCCTCTTCTCCATACACAAGTACAACGTTTGGGGCCACTCATAAACATGTCTGGGGCCCACACAGGAGGAAAACCCCCACTTTGTCAAACCTGGTCTACAGGGTGAATGCAGAATGAGGAGGTCAAAAAAGTGCCCTGGCACTAAAACTTAGCCTGAAAGTTGGCAGAATCACTGCACACAGTAACTAGAaccatataacaatatataaaatacagtagggTGATATTTCCCTAAATAGTTTTCTAATACATATTCTGTTCTCCAGAGAGGTTCCAGGTCATCCCCACCAAGTCCCCAGTAACCGCCATCCTTGGCTCCAGCGTTGAGCTCAACTGCCATCTGTTTCCTGAAATGAATGCTGAAAAGATGGAAATCCGATGGCTACGAAATTCCTTCCGTCCCTACGTCCACTTGTATCTGAATGGGGAGGATAACTACAGGGAGCAGATGGAGGAATTCCGAGGCAGGACAGAGTTCCTCAAGCAGAACATCAATAGGGGGATCGGGGCTCTAACTATTCACAAGGTGCAGTTGTCGGATCAGGGATTGTACACCTGCTATTTTGAGTCAGAGAGCAATCATAACCAAGCACAAGTGGAACTCAAAGTAGCAGGTAAGTACATAACTCCTTGGTCTAAAATCAAACAATTCTTCTCAGCATAAATATAAGAGAATTTATGGCATTGATGCAACTGTCATGTATTCCCATCTGGCTAAACACCTACTGTCAAGTGTGAGGGTTGTCACCTTTCCTATGAGTGAGGTCCAGACAGGGGCCAGTTGACATTGGAGTAGAATTGATGATGTTTGGGTGGAGCAACGATACAGGTATTTGGCATCAGTGGGTGGGGATTTAACATATCAGGCATTAATTGGCTTACATTTGAGTCAGTCTGGAAGAGTTTCAGACCTTTAAAACCCAGACATGTAAATACTagatgggtggcaaccctagtgtggtGCTCTAGATAATTGAAAGAGGCTAATTTTATTGCTCTTTTCAATCCCACAAATGGGTGATGCTAAATAATGCAACAAGCAGTTACACCAAATACAAGCTACTTGTAATAACATTTGTTGTTTTCTTGGCTGCTCCCAAACTTTCATCCAGAAGTCAGCCCCCCCCCCTGGACCTCAGAAGTAGGTGTTTCTATGCCAATATGGAGCAGATCAGTTCCACacacaaggggttatttatcattttgcctCAATATGAGAAAATAGCTTTCTCTACTTTCTCTGATAGTTGTGGTAAACCCAGATTAGATAAAGCCATTCCAGATCTTTCATCTTGAAAACCACGATTGTAGGAAGGGTTGCATTTCAGTTTAGTCACAATTGTGCACATTATTTAATGCATAACAATCCAATTTTACTAAATGTCTCCAAAGTGTTGATTTGCACACTTTCCCAATCCAACAGTCTGTCAACCTCAGTAGGATATCTTACCTTGGGGTATTTAGGGTAACTAAACAGATCTTTGGGTCTGGTTTATAACAAAGGGTGCAAAATAGATGATATGTAACCCCTTCTGCTTTCATGAAGCAGGACATGTAACTAGATTTTCTAtacatttctatacatttttcCCACTGAAGGGAATCTGGGAGAAACTATGCTGGAAAACTCCATATTGAATGGGCTCCTCTAATGATCTCCTGAGCTTGGCCAAGGGCTCCCTTCACTTCTCAATATGACATGATTGGATTATAATCCAGTATGAACATGTAGTAGATAAATCGGTCAATGCATCAAAAAGTAGGACAGAACTTCTCTAGTATGAGGTTCCTATACTGTACAGACAACTAAACTTACAGTTCTGGCAAGGACCTGGGTTCTCTGATACATCTGTTCCTCTATGGTGTTTTTTCAtcacttatttatttatcttcCAGCCATGGGCCTCCATCCTTTCATCTGGGTTGAAGATTACCAGAATGGAAAAATAACGCTAAACTGTGAATCCAGTGGTTGGTACCCTAAGCCCACAGCAATGTGGCAAGATGAATCTGGGACCCGGTTGGAATCAACGGAGAAGATAAATGTCACTGGAGAAACGGGTCTGTTCCACGTCACCTCTGCTATCAGTATAGAGACCCAGGACAAGATCTCCTGCTATGTTAGAAATGACCTCCTGGAAGATGGCAAAGAGTCTTCTATTAAGTTTGCAGGTGAGCAGATATGCTCCCTTTGCTTGTTCTTCTGCAGCAAAGCATTGTCCTCAACTGCTACTCCCATACCGTCTACTGCAACTCCCATACTATACTCTGCTACTCCCATAACATCAACTGCTACTCCCATACAGTTAACTGCTACTCCGATATTGTTCACTGCTACTCCTATATAGTCCACTGCTACTCCCATACAGTTAACTGCTACTCCGATATTGTTCACTGCTACTCCTATATAGTCCACTGCTACTCCCATACAGTTCTCTGCTACTCCAATATTGTCCACTGCTACTCCCATACAGTTCTCTGCTACTCCAATATTGTCCACTGCTACTCCCATATAGACCACTGCTACTCCAATATTGTCCACTGCTACTCCCATACAGTTCTCTGCTACTCCAATATTGTCCACTGCTACTCCCATATAGACCACTGCTACTCCAATATTGTCCACTGCTACTCCCATATAGTCCACTGCTTCTACCATACAGTCAACTGTTACTTCCATACAGTCCATTGTGTCCTTGCAGGGCACTGCTACTAATACTGTTCACTGTTACTCCTGCTTCTTCCATACTGAGGACCTTTTTGCTATGAATTATATCTTGGAGATTTGATTGAGAAATTGAATTTTCATACAGTAACTCTAAATTGCTGTTTTTCATCGTCTCCATAATGATATCAAAGAGTTGGCATTCTAAAAAAGGGAGCCTTATTTATGGATTAAGACAGACTTGTTTGGCAGAAAAAAGGGTCCCTGGGAAAAGTCTGTATGTTTGTTATACAATGAGGAACAAGTGAGAACCTAAAGTAGCTTCTCTACATTAACAATATTTTGTTTCCAGAGTCTTTCTACTGGAGAGTGGATCGTAGTGGGATCTCTCGTTTTGTTCTCATGGCTTCTTGTTTGGCTGTGGCACTTATAACGATTGGGGTTACTCCTCAAGTAGTGCGCATGTTGAGAATAAGTAAGTATTATTAAGTGTACAACACTCCTCTGGCTCAAGGGTTCAACATATATAACAATGATCGTTTAAGTAGTACAACATGGGTTTTTGTTTTGTGGAAGGCAACCTGAAAGCCTGAACCCTTAGAATACCCAACCTTGTCCAAAATCTTTCTTAATTTTACCTAGTAAAGAAGCAGAGAGTAAAGCACCCTATTAACTATCTTTCACATAGTCAGAAGGAGTTTCCCCCCTATAAGTTCCTTCTCAAGTATTTAACAAAGTATATTGTTCTTATTAATGCAAAGATCTCCTTCAGCAGAAGCCTGTGGCAAATGTAAGTGGGGTATTGTGGTGTAAAGTACCTTAAAACATGAACATGTGTTTCATTCACTGTAACTCTGACTCTATAATTGGTTCCTACTCATAGTGAAAAGTTCCTGATTTTAAgacttgattgtttttttttgttgttcttttagGAACTCTCCAAAATGATATGGGTAAGTtgtcaataaaaacaaaagatcaGTCCACATGTTAAATCCTTTAGGTACCAGACACTGGTTGAGTCTTTGCCATAACTAAGAGCGATATCAGTGCAATATTGAGTATGTATTAACCTTCCCTGGGAGATAATGAGTTACTTCCCCAGACTGGGGCAATTACATGTAACAATGTGGAGCAGGGAACTTTGCTTTTGACACCTCCTCCGATGAAgcgcccgaaacgcgtcaggagggagtggtttaacataaggtaggcagactgggggagagacactgcattgtggtgtgtTATGCTAAATTGCTATGTTTtgatatatttatgtgaattttacTATGGatgaattgcacaaataaataagaCACTTTGCATGTCTTTAATTCAAATGGAACTTTGGTTTTGGCACAGAACAGAAAAGCAGGAGGATCTGGATGGTTCCTTGCAGGAGGTGGTGTGTAGGCCAAGTAGTGACAATGGAATGATGATTTGGAGCAAACGTTTCATGGGAAGAGTAATAtgtctaaacctgtgtaatat is a window from the Xenopus laevis strain J_2021 chromosome 6L, Xenopus_laevis_v10.1, whole genome shotgun sequence genome containing:
- the btn2a2.L gene encoding butyrophilin subfamily 2 member A2 L homeolog precursor (The RefSeq protein has 3 substitutions compared to this genomic sequence) produces the protein MTALSINLLFTVSITSSLIQASLSERFQVIPTKSPVTAILGSSVELNCHLFPEMNAEKMEIRWLRNSFRPYVHLYLNGEDNYREQMEEFRGRTEFLKQNINRGIGALTIHKVQLSDQGLYTCYFESESNHNQAQVELKVAAMGLHPFIWVEDYQNGKITLNCESSGWYPKPTAMWQDESGTRLESTEKINVTGETGLFHVTSAISIETQDKISCYVRNDLLEDGKESSIKFAESFYWRVDRSGISRFVLMASCLAVALITIGVTPQVVRMFRIRTLQNDMGKLSDKVDKVWIRAQDVWNRLENKLDRLN
- the btn2a2.L gene encoding butyrophilin subfamily 2 member A2 L homeolog isoform X1, encoding MTALSIKLLFTVSITSSLIQTSLSERFQVIPTKSPVTAILGSSVELNCHLFPEMNAEKMEIRWLRNSFRPYVHLYLNGEDNYREQMEEFRGRTEFLKQNINRGIGALTIHKVQLSDQGLYTCYFESESNHNQAQVELKVAAMGLHPFIWVEDYQNGKITLNCESSGWYPKPTAMWQDESGTRLESTEKINVTGETGLFHVTSAISIETQDKISCYVRNDLLEDGKESSIKFAESFYWRVDRSGISRFVLMASCLAVALITIGVTPQVVRMLRIRTLQNDMGKLSDKVDKVWIRAQDVWNRLENKLDRLN